In Rhodanobacter humi, the genomic stretch CGACGATCAACTGTCTTTCGATGCAGGCGAAGTCGGCGATGTAGCTTCCCAGCGGATGCTGGCGGCGAAAGCGGAAGCCGGCCAACTGGCGGTGGCGCAAGCGCGCCCAGAGCCAATGTTCCGCCTCGGTCATGTCACGACGCAGCTGGCGTGCGTAATGGAGTTTCGCACCCTCGCGCATGAGCCTTCCCTGGTTTGGTGGAAGCTTCAGAGGCTAGCCCCCCATCCGCCCTTCGGGCACCTTCCCCCGTGGGACGGGGGAAGGAAGGGTTTGCCAACGTTGGCTGTGCGGTGAATCCCACGGCTGCGGGCGGAATGCGCAAGCCTTCCTTCCCCCGCCTGCGGGGGTACGCGGGGAGGCGCCAGGGATGGCGCCAGCTTTGAGGAGCGAGGAAGGTGCCCGCAGGGCGGATGGGGGCGCACCACGGTTCCCGGCATGGTGAAATCGCGTGGTGCTGGTTACGCTTGTCGCTCGTTTTCCGGAAATCACCCGATGCCGAACGTCCCCCCGGTCACCCGCTACCTGCTGATCGCCAACGTGCTGGTGTTCGCGCTGCAGTTGGTCCTGCACGACGCGAGCACGTACGCGCTGAGCCAGCATTTCGCATTGTGGCCGCTGGGGCCGGACCAGCTCGGCCAGGTGGCGGGCGGGGCGGTCATCAGCGTGGGGTTCCGCCCGTGGCAACTGGTCACCTATGCGTTCATGCACGGCGGTTTCGAGCACATCCTGTTCAACATGTTCGCGCTGTACATGTTCGGTGGGGTGATCGAGCGCACCTTCGGCGCGCGCAACTACACGATCTACTACTTCGCCTGCGCGATCGTGGCGGCAGTGGCGCAACTGCTGGTGATGAAGTATTTCCCCAACGGCTTCTACCCCACCATCGGCGCCTCGGGCGCGATCTTCGGTCTGCTGCTGGCGTTCGGCATGCTGTATCCGAAGGAGAAGATGTTCCTGATCTTCCTGCCGATCCCGATGCCGGCGTGGCTGTTCGTGATCGGCTATGCGGTGGTGGAACTGGTGCTGGGCGTCACCGGCACGCAGGCCGGCGTGGCGCACTTCGCGCACCTGGGCGGCATGGTCGGCGGCTATGTCATGATCCAGTACTGGCGCGGCAAGCTGCCGCTGAAACCGAAGCGCCAGCTGCTGCGCTGATCTTCTAGGAAATCCATGAGCCACGACCTGCAGCGCCGCCTCACGCCGCGCCACATCACCTTCATGGCGCTGGGCATGTGCATCGGCGCCGGGCTGTTCCTCGGCTCGGGCAGCACGATCAAGCTGGCCGGCCCCGCGGTGCTGTTCGCCTATCTGATCTGCGGCGCGATGATCTTCATCATCATGCGCGCACTGGGCGAGATGGCCGCGCACGAGCCCATCGCCGGCTCCTTCAGCACCTATGCGCACAAATATCTCGGGCCGTTCGCCGGTTACCTCACCGGCTGGAACTACTGGATCCTGATGATGGGCGTGGGCATCGTCGAGAGCACGGCGGTGGGCATCTACATGAAGGCGTGGTTTCCCGACTCGCCGCAGTGGATCTGGGCCTTCGCCAGCGTGGCCATGATCGGCGGCCTGAACCTGCTGGCGGTGAAGGTGTACGGCGAGCTGGAATTCTGGTTCTCGCTGATCAAGGTACTCACCGTGGTGGCGATGATCGCCGGCGGCTGCGCGATGATCTGGCTGGGCTGGGGCAACGGCGGCACGCCGACCGGTCTGTCCAACCTGTGGACGCACGGCGGCTGGTTCCCGCACGGCGTCACCGGCATGGTGCTGGCGCTGCCGGTGCTGGTGTTCTCGTTCGGCGGCATCGAGACCATCGGCATGGCGGCGGCCGAAGCCGCGCAGCCGGAGCGCACGATCCCGCGCGCGGTGAACTCGGTGATCTGGCGCATCCTGATCTTCTACATCGGCTCGCTGTTCGTGATCATGGCGATCTACCCATGGAACCAGCTGGACGCGAACAGCAGCCCGTTCGTCACCACCTTCGCGCGGCTGGGCATCCCCAGTGCGGCGGGGCTGATCAATTTCGTGGTGATCACCGCGGCGCTGTCCAGCTTCAATTCCACCACCTTCAGCGGCAGCCGCATGCTGCACAGCCTCGCCGGCAAGGGCCAGGCGCCGGCGGCGATGGGCCGCACCAGCGCGCACGGCGTGCCGGTGCGCGGCGTGCTGGTGACGATGGCGTTCCTGCTGTTCGGCGTGCTGATGAACTACCTGGTGCCGGGGCGCATCTTCGGCATGATGATGTCCATCCTCGCGTTCAACACGGTGTGGACCTGGGGCATGGTGCTGGTGGCGCACTGGAGCTTCCGACGCCGCCAGGTCGAGCCGCTGGCGTTCCGCCTGCGCGTGTGGCCCCTGTCCAGCGTGGTGTGCCTGGCCTTCCTGCTGTTCGTGTGGGTGATGCTGGGTTACAGCCCCGATACCCGCGTGGCGCTCTACGTGGGCGTGGCCTGGATCGCGCTGCTGACCGTGGCCTACTACGCGTTCGGTATCGAGCGGCGCATGCGACAGGTGGCCGCGTCGCTGCCCTGACTCGCGCGTCGACGTCGTCGTTGCCAACCCGTGCGCGAGCTTGCGCCGTGGCCGCGTGCCCCGATCCATGATCCACCGCAGGAGTATCGCCATGAAATCCCGTGCCGCCGTCGCCTTCGCCCCCGGCCAGCCGCTGCAGATCGTCGAGATCGACGTGGCCCCGCCGAAGAAGGGTGAGGTGCTGGTGAAGATCAGTCACACCGGCGTCTGCCACACCGACGCGTTCACGTTGTCCGGCGACGATCCGGAAGGCTTGTTTCCCTGCGTGCTCGGCCACGAGGGCGCGGGCGTGGTGGTCGAGGTGGGCGAGGGCGTCACCTCGGTGCGGCCGGGCGACCACGTGATTCCGCTGTACACCGCCGAGTGCGGCGAGTGTCTGTTCTGCAAGAGCGGCAAGACCAACCTGTGCACGGCCGTGCGCGCCACCCAGGGCAAGGGCGTGATGCCGGACGGCACCACGCGCTTCTCGTACAACGGTCAGCCTATCCATCACTACATGGGCTGCTCCACCTTCAGCGAATACACCGTCGTCGCGGAAGTGTCGCTGGCGAAGATCGACCCGCAGGCGAACCACGAGCAGGTCTGCCTGCTGGGCTGCGGCGTCACCACGGGCATCGGTGCGGTGCACAACACCGCCAAGGTGCAGGCAGGCGACAGCGTGGCGGTGTTCGGCCTCGGCGGCATCGGCCTGGCAGTGGTGCAGGGCGCGCGCCAGGCGAAGGCCGGCCGCATCATCGCGGTCGACACCAACCCTGCCAAGTTCGAGCTGGCGCGTTCCATGGGGGCCACCGATTGCGTCAATCCGAAGGACCACGACCAGCCGATCCAGCAGGTGATCGTGGAAATGACCGGTTGGGGCGTGGACCACAGCTTCGAATGCATCGGCAACGTCCACGTGATGCGCGCGGCGCTGGAATGCGCGCACCGCGGCTGGGGCCAGTCGGTGATCATCGGCGTGGCCGGCGCGGGCCAGGAAATCTCCACCCGGCCGTTCCAGCTGGTCACCGGCCGCAAATGGATGGGCACCGCGTTCGGCGGCGTGAAGGGGCGCAGCCAGCTGCCCGGCATGGTCGAGCAGGCGATGCACGGCGAGATCGAACTGGCGCCGTTCGTCACCCACACGATGGGACTGGAGCAGATCAACGAGGCCTTCGAGCTGATGCACGAAGGCAAGTCGATCCGCTCAGTGATTCACTACTGACTTGCAACGCTCCGAGATTGACGACGGCGTCGTGCCCGCGAGGTGTTCTTCAACAGCCGCAGGCTGGTCAAGCGGGAGTCCATGTTGATCTTCGGTAAAGCCGAAGATGGATGCCCGCCTTCGCGGGCATGACGCCGCGAGAAAAGGAGAACCCCGTGAACCTCGAACGCCTCGAACACCGCGCCTGCTTCGGCGGCTGGCAGGACGTGTACCGGCACGACTCGGCCGTGCTGGGTTGCGCGATGAACTTCGCCGTCTACCTGCCGCCGCAGGCGGAGCAGGAGCGGCTCCCGGTGCTGTACTGGCTGTCGGGCCTCACCTGCACCGAGCAGAACTTCATCGCCAAGGCCGGCGCGCAACGCTACGCCGCCGAGCACGGCGTGATCGTGGTGGCGCCGGATACCAGCCCGCGCGGCGCGGACGTGGCGGACGATCCGGCGTATGACCTGGGCCAGGGCGCGGGTTTCTATCTCGACGCCACCGAACAGCCTTGGGCCGCGCACTACCGCATGCACGACTACGTGGCCGACGAGTTGCCTGCGCTGATCGAAGCGAACTTTCCCGCCAGCGATGCGCGCGGCATCAGCGGGCATTCGATGGGCGGCCATGGCGCGTTGACGATCGCGCTGCGCAATCCCGGGCGCTACCGCAGCGTATCGGCGTTCGCGCCGATCGTGGCACCGGCGCAGGTGCCTTGGGGCGAGAAGGCGTTCACCGCCTACCTCGGGTCGGACCGCACGGCCTGGGCGCGCTACGACGCCACCGAACTGCTGAAGACGGCGGCCGAGCGGCTGCCGCTGCTGGTGGACCAGGGCGAGGCCGACGAATTCCTCGCCGCGCAGCTCAGGCCGGAGCTGTTGCGCGAAGCGTGTGCGAAGGCGAACCATCCGCTCACCCTGCGCCTGCATTCCGGCTACGACCACAGCTATTACTTCGTGGCCAGCTTCATCGGCGAGCACATCGCCTGGCATGCGCGGGCGATGAGGGGCTGAGGCGTTGCGCTGGAACGAATGCCAGTGCCAAGGCTTTCCGCGTGTGTAGCCTATTGTTGTCGAGTCGCGCCGATTTCACCGTTCGCCCTGAGCGTAGGCCCGGAGGGCCGGAGTCGAAGGGTATTGCGGCGACGCTTCGACTTCCTCGCTCCTCAAAGTCAGCGCCATCCGTGGCGCTTCCCCGCGTGCGCTTGCTATCGCAAGCTACGCTCAGCGCGAACGGTGTCTTTGCAGAGGCTTGATGCCATTCAAGCGCGGGCAAGCATTGATCAGCGCAGCGCCAGGAAATCCGCGCTGACCACGAAGCGCACCGCATCCAGGCGCAGCCGCGACTGCGGGAGGGCGGTGAGCAAGGCGTCGCGTTCGGCGGCAAGGGTGGCGATTTCCGCGGCGCTGATCGACGGGTTCACCGCGCGCAGCGCCTCAAGACGCGACAGCTCGGCGTCCAGTGCGGCGCCGGCCTCGGCCATCGCGGCGGCTATCATCGCCTGCGCGCGGGCGCCGGTCGCCAGCTCCGCCTTCTCCAGCATCGGCGGCACCAGCTTGGCGAGGAACTTGCGGTAGCGCGGCACCTCGATGTTGCGGTCGGCGGCCTTGCGCAATGCAGCCTCGCTGGGCTCGAAGTCCGCGCGCTCGGCGAGCCGGGTGTCGACGGTGACGGTGATCGGCAGCGCGGGCAGGAAGCGCTCCGCGTCCAGCCGCCGATCGGCCACGCACTCCAGCACGAACACCGCCTGCAGCAATGCGCTGCGCGGCGGCAGCGCGTCGTCCACCATGAAGGCGGCGTTGCCCTGCTCGCCGGAGAGCGCGAGGTCCAGCGCGCCGGCGATCATCGGATGGTCGAGCCTGAGCAGTGGCAGTTCCTCGCGCGCCAGCGCCACCGCGCGGCTGAAGGTGGCCGACTGCGGCCCTTCGGCGAAGCCGGGCAGGGCGTCGGTGGAGAGGTATTGCGGGTCGAGCAGCAGCACCTTGCCGCCGAGTTCCTCGGCGTGGATGCCGTAGGCTTCCAGCAGGCGCTGCACGAAGGCATCGCGGGACGGGTCCTCGTCCTCGCGGCGGAAGGCCTGGGCCAGTTCCTCGGCATGCGGATCGCGGCTGGCGGCCAGTTCCAGCAGATGGTCGCGGCCCTCGCGGATCAGTTCGGCCATCTGCTCGTGGGCGGCACGCGTCTCGACCAGCAGCGCATCCAGTTCCTGGTCGCGGCCATCGTCGCCGCGCGCGTGCTGGTCGGCCAGTTGCGCCAGCATATCGCCATAGCGGCGCAGCAGCTCGCGGCCATCGGCCGGGCTCTGGCGAAACGCATCCACGCCCTCGTCGTACCAGCGCGCCAGCACGTGCTGCGCGCTGTCGGCCACGGCAAGGATGTGGATGCTGATGTCGTGCGCCTGGCCGATGCGGTCGAGGCGGCCGATCCGCTGTTCCAGCAGGTCGGGGTCCAGTGGCAGGTCCCACAGCACCAGCCGGTGCGCGAACTGGAAGTTGCGGCCTTCCGAGCCGATCTCCGAACACAGCAGCAGGCGCGCGCCGTCGGGCTGGGCGAAGTACGCCGCGTTGCGGTCGCGCTGCACGATGCCGAGCCCTTCGTGGAAGCGCGCGATGCCGGCGCCGCTGCGCGTGCGCAGCGCTTCCTCCAGGGCCAGCACCTTGGCCTGGCTGCGGCAGATCAGCAGGAACTTGTCCTGCGGGTGCGCGTCGAGCAGTTCCACCAGCGCATTCAGGCGCGGGTCGTTCGCGTAGTCCAGTTCCAGCACCGGCGGTGGCTGCTGGATGTCGGCGTGGAACTCGGCGAGCAGCGCCTGGCGGGCGGCCTCGTCGAGGCCGGCGGCATCCAGTACCTGCCATTGCGGCAAGCGCTGCGGGAAACCGCCGATGCCGGCGCGGCGGTTGCGGAACATCGCGCGGCCGGTGCCGTGGCGGTCGATCAGCGCGGCGAGGATTTCGCGCGCGTGCTCGGGCCTGGTGGTGTCGGCGAGCCGCGCTTCCAATGCCGCATCGCCGGCGAAGGCGTTGCGCAGCGTGGCGAGTTGGGCCGCGTCCAGCGCCTCGCCGTCCAGCAGCTTGTCGGCGATCCGCGACAGCGACTGGAAGCCTTCGGCCTCGGCGAGGTAGGCGTCCAGGTCGCGGTAGCGCTGCGGGTCGAGCAGGCGCAGGCGGGCGAAGTGGCCGCTGCGGCCCAACTGCTCGGGCGTGGCGGTGAGCAGGATCACCCCGGGCGTCTTCGCAGCCAGTTGCTCCACCAGCGTGTAGCGCGGGCTGGCGGCCGCCGGCGTCCAC encodes the following:
- a CDS encoding endonuclease domain-containing protein; this encodes MREGAKLHYARQLRRDMTEAEHWLWARLRHRQLAGFRFRRQHPLGSYIADFACIERQLIVEVDGSQHLDSAADVRRDDWFRQHGFIVVRCWNHDVLERTDQVLARILQALEMGR
- a CDS encoding rhomboid family intramembrane serine protease, which encodes MPNVPPVTRYLLIANVLVFALQLVLHDASTYALSQHFALWPLGPDQLGQVAGGAVISVGFRPWQLVTYAFMHGGFEHILFNMFALYMFGGVIERTFGARNYTIYYFACAIVAAVAQLLVMKYFPNGFYPTIGASGAIFGLLLAFGMLYPKEKMFLIFLPIPMPAWLFVIGYAVVELVLGVTGTQAGVAHFAHLGGMVGGYVMIQYWRGKLPLKPKRQLLR
- a CDS encoding amino acid permease, with the protein product MSHDLQRRLTPRHITFMALGMCIGAGLFLGSGSTIKLAGPAVLFAYLICGAMIFIIMRALGEMAAHEPIAGSFSTYAHKYLGPFAGYLTGWNYWILMMGVGIVESTAVGIYMKAWFPDSPQWIWAFASVAMIGGLNLLAVKVYGELEFWFSLIKVLTVVAMIAGGCAMIWLGWGNGGTPTGLSNLWTHGGWFPHGVTGMVLALPVLVFSFGGIETIGMAAAEAAQPERTIPRAVNSVIWRILIFYIGSLFVIMAIYPWNQLDANSSPFVTTFARLGIPSAAGLINFVVITAALSSFNSTTFSGSRMLHSLAGKGQAPAAMGRTSAHGVPVRGVLVTMAFLLFGVLMNYLVPGRIFGMMMSILAFNTVWTWGMVLVAHWSFRRRQVEPLAFRLRVWPLSSVVCLAFLLFVWVMLGYSPDTRVALYVGVAWIALLTVAYYAFGIERRMRQVAASLP
- a CDS encoding S-(hydroxymethyl)glutathione dehydrogenase/class III alcohol dehydrogenase, which encodes MKSRAAVAFAPGQPLQIVEIDVAPPKKGEVLVKISHTGVCHTDAFTLSGDDPEGLFPCVLGHEGAGVVVEVGEGVTSVRPGDHVIPLYTAECGECLFCKSGKTNLCTAVRATQGKGVMPDGTTRFSYNGQPIHHYMGCSTFSEYTVVAEVSLAKIDPQANHEQVCLLGCGVTTGIGAVHNTAKVQAGDSVAVFGLGGIGLAVVQGARQAKAGRIIAVDTNPAKFELARSMGATDCVNPKDHDQPIQQVIVEMTGWGVDHSFECIGNVHVMRAALECAHRGWGQSVIIGVAGAGQEISTRPFQLVTGRKWMGTAFGGVKGRSQLPGMVEQAMHGEIELAPFVTHTMGLEQINEAFELMHEGKSIRSVIHY
- the fghA gene encoding S-formylglutathione hydrolase, whose translation is MNLERLEHRACFGGWQDVYRHDSAVLGCAMNFAVYLPPQAEQERLPVLYWLSGLTCTEQNFIAKAGAQRYAAEHGVIVVAPDTSPRGADVADDPAYDLGQGAGFYLDATEQPWAAHYRMHDYVADELPALIEANFPASDARGISGHSMGGHGALTIALRNPGRYRSVSAFAPIVAPAQVPWGEKAFTAYLGSDRTAWARYDATELLKTAAERLPLLVDQGEADEFLAAQLRPELLREACAKANHPLTLRLHSGYDHSYYFVASFIGEHIAWHARAMRG
- the rapA gene encoding RNA polymerase-associated protein RapA, yielding MFVPGQRWISTAEPELGLGTVLRVEGRGVQVLFAKAGVLRPYAADSAPLVRAEFRAGQRVAGKGIAFLVERVEIKEELLIYRGEGRELHEGQLDDEQSVSQADDRLIGGRTDPVSQFELRLEGLRRRAEARRSPMWGLGAARVGLVPHQLRVAGIAAARRPPRVLLADEVGLGKTIEAGMIVARQLATGRASRVLLLLPDTLIYQWFVELLRRFNLSFAIYDEERCEALDLPLDGAAAPANPFEDEQLVIADFAFLEANPKRAQQLLDAPWDLLVVDEAHHLAWTPAAASPRYTLVEQLAAKTPGVILLTATPEQLGRSGHFARLRLLDPQRYRDLDAYLAEAEGFQSLSRIADKLLDGEALDAAQLATLRNAFAGDAALEARLADTTRPEHAREILAALIDRHGTGRAMFRNRRAGIGGFPQRLPQWQVLDAAGLDEAARQALLAEFHADIQQPPPVLELDYANDPRLNALVELLDAHPQDKFLLICRSQAKVLALEEALRTRSGAGIARFHEGLGIVQRDRNAAYFAQPDGARLLLCSEIGSEGRNFQFAHRLVLWDLPLDPDLLEQRIGRLDRIGQAHDISIHILAVADSAQHVLARWYDEGVDAFRQSPADGRELLRRYGDMLAQLADQHARGDDGRDQELDALLVETRAAHEQMAELIREGRDHLLELAASRDPHAEELAQAFRREDEDPSRDAFVQRLLEAYGIHAEELGGKVLLLDPQYLSTDALPGFAEGPQSATFSRAVALAREELPLLRLDHPMIAGALDLALSGEQGNAAFMVDDALPPRSALLQAVFVLECVADRRLDAERFLPALPITVTVDTRLAERADFEPSEAALRKAADRNIEVPRYRKFLAKLVPPMLEKAELATGARAQAMIAAAMAEAGAALDAELSRLEALRAVNPSISAAEIATLAAERDALLTALPQSRLRLDAVRFVVSADFLALR